The sequence below is a genomic window from Ipomoea triloba cultivar NCNSP0323 chromosome 10, ASM357664v1.
AAATAAAGTGTGAGTATCACACACCTAGAATTTTTGTACTTTATTGTGGACTGATATTCGGGAATATTAATTTTCGAAATTAAAAATTCCTTTGCCGAACAGTTGCGTTTCACAAAtctaaaaattgtaaatattatcctctaaaaacatatttattaatatatttattttatcagacaataaattattcaattatcACTATAGTTGGgattgaaaaattattatatactccTGGCCTCTATCCCATTTCATGTGTTATACTTAgtcaaatcaacttttttttttctttgtttatttattttttattattttttgctaatatttaaatttaattttttgtgtttaatagtacttttagtgtagtttttaaatatataaattttgtatattaatactaaacttaatattaagaaaaattgaattaaaaataattttagtcaaagactcgttaatcgaaccaaacacataaaatggaacGGAAGGATTACTAAATTACTTTGCAATTGCATACTTATACATTCTATAATAGAAATTGATAATcaataaaaaacattaaaacacAACCTTCATAATAACACAAAAATGAGGTTTTATTTATGCGATGTTCAACAGCTAAGGGATTATTTGCTCTCATTTCTTTGCATACATTCTTGCTAAAAACAAGTTTAGATATATCATAATTAATCTCGTGGCTAGAAACTAAAGCAAACTTGTTTAGCATGGTTTCAATTCGATATACAACTTCAGCTTCTTATGTGGATACTTTTCCAAGAATAGTGTAGATGTCCCTGCCTTAACCCTTAGCCTAGTGGTTTGTTACTTGATTTAATGTCACTATTGAAGGCAGCGTGTGAAGATTCGAGTTTAATTGGTGATCGAGTTGATTGTACGACTTGTAATTTACTTCTGCAATGGCTCTTAAGGTAGATGTGTAATGTTGGCACATTTATTTTGCTCACCCTCatagcgcaaattatatcgtggatcgtggtccacaatgcattgtagaccgcgcatcaaaacgacgtcgttttgattaatgaaaacagacggatgaattcgcgccactcactttcaattcatatacactgcagttacatttcaacacaactacagttacattttgatataactacagtttcattcgataatataaaaacacaaatgtgaaactgttattcagtatcagttcatatacactgcagttacatttcaacacatctacagttacattttgatataactacagtttcattcgataatataaaacacaaatgagaaactgttattcagtatcagttcatatccactgcagttacatttcaacacaactacagttacatttcgatataactacagtttcattcgataatataaaacacaaatgagaaactgttattcagtatcagttcatatccactgcagttacatttcaacacaactacagttacatttcgatataactacagtttcattcgataatataaaacacaaatgagaaactgttattcagtatcagttcatatccactgcagttacatttcaacacaactacagttacatttcgatataactacagtttcattcgataatataaaacacaaatgagaaactgttattcagtatcagttcatatccactgcagttacatttcaacacaactacagttacatttcgatataactacagtttcattcgataatataaaacacaaatgagaaactgttattcagtatcagttcatatccactgcagttacatttcaacacaactacagttacatttcgatataactacagtttcattcgataatataaaacacaaatgtgaaactgttattcagtatcagttcatatacactgcagttacatttcaacacaactacagttacatttcgatataactacagtttcattcgataatatcaaaacaaatgtaaggcagtatcttttgagatgaactgcattatcaattacgggctccgtctcTCACTTActgaaatgacgtcgttttgagaccacggtccacaatgcggTCCACAATATAAGGACTGCCCTCATAGGGCTCTATGTACCTAGACCCTAGTATTGTGGTATTGTATTGTGTCTAAATCCCCTTGACGAATTTCCCTGTCAGTAGGTTTAGAAGTAAGCATGCTGTTGAccatttaaaatgataaaatatgaGATTAAAACAACCAAtatgttaaaatatttaatttcaaccattttgaaaatcttttataacaaaaaaaaaaaaaaacttatttatttttactttttgagTTGAATTCTACCCTCAGAATGGCATAACAAACAGAACCACAACCATGCAAACATATGCAAATAGTAAATGAAAAATCTCCGGTCAAAGAATTTGTAATGGTGGAACGCATTTCAATTCTACCGTCAcgctatatctatctatatacatatatacatacacacgaATTAAGCCTAGGAGTCCCTGAAAGCTCAGAcgtcacaaaaacacacaataatctaaaaataaataaatgctgCGATGAATATCAATAAGATGAAGAAGACCTTCTACTTTTCATTATTATTCTTTCTGGGTTTTCAACCTCTTTGTGGCGTCTCTGGAACGTCAGAGACCAGTGATTTCTACCAGAAACTTGTGGACTGCCTCACAACCAACGCTAAGCCCCCAATCCCAAAAGACCAAGCTACCAAGATCGTGTATGAGCCCAAAAACGGAAATTTCATGTCGATTTTAAACGCGTACGTGAGAAACCGGCGATACAACACCACCGAGTCGCCCAAACCCGACGTCATTGTAGCTCCATTGGAAGAGACTCAAGTTCCGGCAATTGTCACGTGCGCTCTCGACGCCGGCGTGCCGATCAAGGTCCGGAGCGGGGGGCATGACTACGAGGGGCTATCGTACGTGGCCGGGTCGGAATATTTGGTTCTTGATATGTTCAATCTCCGATCCGTGGAGGTGGACGTGGGAACCCAGACGGCGTGGGTGCAAACGGGCGCGACGCTCGGCGAGCTTTATTACAGGATTTCGGAGAAGAGCCCGACTCTAGGGTTCCCCGGCGGGGTCTGCCCTACTATAGGGATCGGTGGGCATATTAGCGGCGGGGGGTACGGGAATATGGTACGCGCGTACGGGCTGTCGGTGGACCACGTGGTGGACGCGCGGATTGTGGACGTGAAGGGGAAAGTTTTGGATAGGAAGGGCATGGGGGAGGATTTGTTCTGGGCGATTAGAGGGGGTGGAGGGGCGAGTTTCGGGGTCATCTTAGCGTATAAAATCGAACTCGTTAAAGTCCCCGAAAAGGTAACACATTTCGCGGTGGAGAAGACCTTGGAAGAGCACGCGACTAATGTGATGGTGGAGTTTCAAAGGGCCGTGGAAACTATGGACCCAAATCTCTTCATCCGTCTTATTGTACAGTCCACCCCCCCGGGGGAGATTCAGCAGAAGAGAAACATAAAACTCACCGCCATGGGTCTCTTCTTAGGCGACGCCGCTAAGCTCCTCCCTATCATGAACAAGGAAATGCCGGTTTTAGGGCTGAACTCCTCGGGCTGCCAGGAAATGACGTGGATCCAATCCGTTTTAGAATGGGCAGACTACGACCACACCACCACAAAGCCCGAAGTTCTCCTGGGCAGAGTCCCCGACCAAGTGCTCTTCACCAAGAGAAAATCCGATTTCGTTATGACGCCCATCCCCAGGGAGGCAATACCGCCAATGTGGAAGAAGGTGATAGAGCTGGGCGATATAGAGCTCAAGTTCAACTCCTTCGGCGGGAAATTACCGGAAATCTGCTCCGACGAGGAAACGCCGTTCCCGCACCGATCGGGAGTTCTATACCTGATCCAATACGCAGTGTCGTGGAAAGAAGAAGGGTCGGAAGGGGAGATGTTGTTTCAGCAACAAGCGAGGGATATGTATAAGTTCATGGGGCCTTTCGTGTCCAGTAACCCGAGAAGGGCGTACCTTAACTACCGAGATGTGGACCTTGGGACCACCGAGCATGGCGTCCATGCTTTGTCTGAAGGGAGGTTGTACGGGACaaagtattttaataaaaacTACGACAAGTTGGCGAGGGTGAAGACCACTGTTGATCACAGAAACTTCTTCAGGAATGCACAGAGCATTCCGCCTCTCACTCAAGCACGCCCACGCAATCGTAAACAGGCCGATTCATCATAGATTCATCcattaaaaaattacttttccTATTTATCCATGCAAACCCAAAACTCcgatgatgtttttttttttttttttttttaattttaattttttagataagaAAGGATAGGCAGGGTGGAGGGTTATCATATATTCACCCTGGCCTCCTACACTCTGATTCTGATTTAGATTCTAAAATGCATATAGAATAGTTTGAATGTGACGTTTGTGCATTCATATTGTATAATGCAagctttttttccttttccattttttttggaaaccaaTTAATATGGACTATTATTCAAGACGAGGAAAGTAATGAAAGAATACAATCAACCAATCAGGggagtagtattttttttggaaaccaaTTAATATGAACTATTATTCAAGATGAGGAAAGTAATGAAAGAATACAATCAATCAATCAGGGGAGTAGTATCTCAAAAATGAGACTCAAACTGAGAGCCTGCCACTGAAGCTAACTTATGAGGAATAAGGTTGGCTGATCTGATCTCTTAATGTGATGACAAGAATAATAAATTAGATATGATACTATAGCACTGCTCAATTATAAAACCAGTATATGAAAGATCTTTGTTTCGCTTGGTCAAGACAGAGTGCACTTGCATAATCTGATCAAGTTGCTCGCATTCTTGTTGAGGTTCTTGGTAAGGGACTTCTTGAAATTGGTCTTGATACTGTTCTTGAGGTTTTTGATGTGAAGGTCCTTGAAATTGGCctgaaattattttcaaagatgtaGCATTTTTCGGCATCATGTGGTCCTCCACATATGGCACACCAAAGAGGTTGTGGCATGGACATTGGTGGTAAATCTCCTTGAAATACTTCTTCATTCATATTGGCACCAAACTCCTAAGGGAAAGGTTGATACTCTTGAGGAGGTGGTGCCTGTATTGTGGAGTTTAACTTGTAGCAACTATCCAAAGCATGAGCTTCTCCACAATATGAACACCATTTAGAGTATGAAAGGAATGATTGAAGCGGACCACCTTGAAAGGTCTTTATACCCATTTTGATGAAATCGGGCAATCACTACTAAAAAAATACCTTTTAACGTAAGTTATTTAGGGCATACGACGTCAGTTATTTTTAGACGTAATTCTAGCagacgttataaataaattatacggcgtcgatttttaaaaattgacgtcgtatattatttttaaatttttaaataaagacaTATGACATTGGTTTTTTTATAAAACCGACgtgatatattatttttaaaaaaaactaaatagaGATACGCCGTcagttttttcaaaaaatcgaCTTCGTATCTtgtttttaaaagataaatagAGATACGGtgtcggttttttaaaaaaaccaaCGTCGTatcttgttttaaaaaaataaatagagttATGGcgtcgattttttttaaaaaaccgacgccttatttctttttaataaaaaaactataaaatcAATGAGCGGCGCACAGATCCTCCATTGTTGCGAGATGGTAGCAGCAGCATTTGAAGAAGCAACGCCCATTGTAAGCGTTGAAGATGCTGAGAAGAGAAGGTCCGGATCCACGAGGATGCAGTTTGTATCCAACAAAGGTCCCGATCCACGAGACATATTCTTCCTTGGCGGTCGCCGGCAGCAAGGAGGAAGTGGTGGTTGGTGGTTTCGGTGGCAAAGAGAAGGCTAGGGAGAGAGCCGTGGAGGCGGCGGCGAAGGTGGACAAAGCCGGGGGATGAGCTGCATTGAGTGAGTTTCCATGACGGAAATGGAGTTGTCGGTTGTGTAATAGTGGTGGAGAGGTGATGAGCTGACGCCATCAACCACCTTGCCTCCTCCACCGCTAGATCTACCCCGCCTGAACTAGGAGAAAACGGAAGCCAGGCAGATGGTGCTAGCTTGCTCAACATCTGCCTttcaacacaaaaaaaataaaataaaaaataatacacaaTTGTCGACAAATGGAATTGGCAGCAGCCATAATTAAGCAATTAGGCATGCAACAATTGACAAGATTACGCAAGTCGAAAAGGGTTAGGCATGGAGTTAGGCAcctaccaaaatatttattatttggtccctaaactttggactaactacaaaatgacccaatttctcaactataaatagggaggtcattttctcattcttgtcatcccaaatcattatattcttccctcatatactagagatattagagagtttgttgagtgtatttcttcttcctagcaagagagaattatccttgctttctccttgttagttagagagtggttgtaactcctatttctcatagtgaaattcttctatccttgccagtggtttttaccctaaataAGGGggtttccacgtaaaatctgtgcctcattcatttttactttctcaaattattgttgcaatctgatctatcccacttccgcgggcgcaacaattggtatcagagccttctgatatattgttcagaatttgtttcaagaacaatatggcagCGAAAATTGAGATTGAAAtattcaatgggaaaaatttctcattgtggaaattgTAGATGAAGGCTatcctgaggaaagacaactATCTAGCCGCTATCAGTGAAAGACCGGAGGATTTCActaatgacaaaaaatggagcgagatgGACGAGGATGCTATGGCGGATCTTCACCTATCAATAGCGgatggagtattgtcaagcattgaggagaagaagacgaccaaggagatttgggatcatctcaaccggttgtacgaggccaagtcactgcacaacaaaatttttcTTAAGAGGAAATTATACACTCTCTgtatgtcagaatctacttcagtgaCGGAACACTTAAACACGTTGAATACTCTATTTTTCCAGCTTACGtctctaagctgtaaaatagagTCACAGGAGTGTGCTGAACttctacttcagagtctacctgattcgtatgatcaactcatcatcaacttaacaaacaacatccttacggactatctagtcttcgatgatgttgcagctgcggttcttgaagaagaaagtcggtgcaagaacaaggaggacagacaagtcaatctgcaacaggtagaggcgttaacggtgatgagaggaaggtcaacagaacgtggccaaagcaatggtcgtggtagatcaaaatcaagtaagaagaatttaaagtgttacaactgtggaaagaagggtcacttgaagaaagattgttgaaatttacctcaaaattccaatcctcaaggaaatgttgcaagtacctcAGATGATGAAAGTGCTCTCTGTTGTGAAGCATCAATAGCcagggaaggcagaaaaaggttcGCGGATATATGGCTTATAGACTTAGGAgccacatatcacatgacctcaaggaGAGAATGGTTCCATCATTATGAACCAATCTCAGGAGGATCTGTGTACAGCTGCGACGATTATGCCTTGGAGATTATCGGCATTGGAACCATCAAACTGAAGATGTACGATAGAACAATCCAAACTGTTCAGGATGTGCGGCACGTGAAGGGcctgaagaaaaatctattatcctatggaatattggataatagtgcaaccaagattgaaacacagaaaggagtcatgaagatttttcaaggagcgcttgtggtgatgaaaggggagaagatagcTGTAAATCTATACATGCTGAAGGGAGAGACTTTGCAAGAAGTAGAGACATCGGTTGTCGCATGTAGTCCAGACTCTACGCTACTATGACATCAGAAACTTGGTCACATGTCagaacaaggaatgaagattcttgTGGAGCAAAAGCTATTTCCGGGTTTAACAAAGGTATCACTTCCTTTGTGtgagcattgtataacaagtaaGTAGCATCATCTTAAATTCAACACATCAAATTCTAAAGGCAAGGTTGTTCTTGAATTAGTTCACTCTGATGTGTGGTAAGCACCGGTTCCATCCCTAGAAGGGGCaaagtattttgtctcattcatcgACTATTATTCTAGGAGATGCTAGGTGTACCCTATCAAGAAGAAGTCAAATGTGTTTGCTACTTTCAAAGTCTTCAAAACACGGGTGGAACTTGATTCCGGGAAGAAGACCAAGTGTTTCATGGCAGATAATGGAGGAGAATATACAAGTGAAGAATTTGATAACTTCCTCAGAAAAGAAGGCATCAAAAGGCAGTTCACGGTGgcatacactcctcaacaaaatggagtggcagagcggATGGATAGAACCTTGCTGGAAAGGACAAGAGCAATGTTGAGGGCTGCGAgcttagaaaaatcattctggACAGAAGCAGTCAATACCGCCTTTTATTTGGTGAATTGAGCTCCATCAACTGCAATCGAGCTGAAGACACCAATGGAGATGTGGACTGGTAGGTCAGTTGATTATTCAGACCTCCATATATTTGGAAGCATTGTTTATGCAATGTACAATGCCCAagaaattacaaagttggatcCGAAGTCCAGGAAATGTAGATTCTTAGGGTATGCTAATGGAGTAAAGGGGTATCGCTTGTGGGATCCCACTGCCCACAAATTTGTCATCAGCAGGGATGCTATCTTTGTAGAGGACAGgctacaaagaggagaagttgatgatagcacGGAAAATGAAAAGCCAGAAACTACTCAAATACAGGTATAGGAGGAATTTTAACAAGATTCTTCTGAAGCAGAACCGACGCACGAAGAACCCGAACCAGAAAGCTCTGGAGCTCCAACAACTCATCAATCAGACCATGAGAGACGTCCCACTTGGCACTTAGATTATGTTATGGAATGGAATGTTGCATACTGCCTTCTAACAGAGGATGGTGAGCCATCAACCTTTCAGGAGGTGATAAATAGCTAagatgtttctcaatggacagcagcaatgcaggaagaaatagaagctctccataaaaatattacatgggaACTTGTGCCACTACCACAAGGAAGGAAGCCAATTGGTAGCAAATGGGTCTTCAAAGTCAAAAGGAATGGTGATGATCAAGTGGAGCGGTATCGTGCAAGACTGGTGGTGAAAGGATATGCTTagaaagaaggtattgatttcaatgaaatattctCTCTGTGGTTCGACTGACAACAGTTCGTGTAGTTCTGGCGATGTGTGCTACATTCAACTTACATCTAGAGTAGCTATATGTGAAAACggcttttcttcatggagatcttgaagaagagatatatatgctccagcctaaaggatttgaagacaaGGAAAAGAAGAACTTGGTTTGTAGGTTGAATAAATCTCTGTACGGTTTGAAGCAGGCGCCAAggtgttggtataagagatttgattccttcatcatgtgccttggatacaacagactgaatgcagacccttgtgcatatttcaagaggtttggaaaagataactttgttatattgttgttgtatgtagatgacatgttggttGCAAACCCcaacaaagatcacattgatgaattgaaggcacaactggctagggaattcgaaatgaaggacttggAACCAGCAAACAGGATTTTAGGAATGCAAATTCACCGAGACAAAGTTAATAGAaagatttggctttctcaaaagaattatttaaagaaaatcttgtcacatttcagcatgcaagattgtaagccaatttctacccatcttcctattaatctcaaaTTATCCTCAAAtatgagtcctagcaatgaagaagggaggatggagatgtctagagtaccgtatgcatcagCGGTGGGAAGTCTAATGTTCGCTATGATTTGTACATGACCAGACATTACACAAGCAGTGGGAGTAGTTAGTCGGTACATGGCGAATCTAGGCAAagagcattggaactgtgtgaagaggatcctaagatacatcaaggggacctcagatgttgcattatgttatAGAGGACCAGACTTTATTATCAACGGGTATGTGGATTTTGACTATGCAGGGGATTTGaataaaagtaaatctacgacatgatatgtgttcaaagttgctggcggagctgtaagctgggtttcaaaactgcaagcagttgtggctacgtcaacaacagaagcagaatacgtagcagctacacaagctagtaaagaagcaatttgattgaaaatattgttggagaagctcgggcacaaacaagagttttgtgacagtcagagtgccttgcatctagaaaggaatcctgcatttcattcaaggacgaaacacatacgagtgtagtaccatttcatccgagagaaggtggaagaaggaacagtagatttgcagaaaatccatacTGGAGACAACgtagcagatttcctaacaaaggtaatcaatgttgataagtttacttagtgtcgatcttcctgtggcctgatggagacgtaagcgacatggaaagtgcaaggtagaaagaatggtgtgaagatatgattgttagaatctaatcttcaagtgggagattgtcggCAAATGGAGTTGGCAGCAGCCATAATTAGGTAATTAAGCATGCAACAATTGACAAGATTAGGCAAGTCAAAAAGGGTTAGGCATGGAGTTAGGCAcctaccaaaatatttattatttggtccctaaactttggaccaactacaaaatgaccccaatttctcaactataaatagggaggtcattttgccattcttgtcatcccaaatcattatattcttccctcatatactagagatattagagagtttgttgagtgtatttctcgtTCCttgcaagagagaattatccttgttttctccttgctagttagagagtggttgtaactcctatttctCATAGTGGAATTCTTCTatccttgcccgtggtttttaccctaaatTATTtagggttttccacgtaaaatctgtgcctcattcaTTTtaactttctcaaattattgttgcaatctgatctatcccactttcGCGGGTGCAACAACAATaccaaaatgaatttttttttttttttttttgcaaagtgTAATGAATAATGAAGTTATACATGTTGCAAGTGTAATGAATAATGAAGAAGAGGAAGGAAGAAGACGTACCTGCTATTTtgcaattatttaaaaaatttcccTATATTGTTGGCTATTCTTTTAGGCTATCTATATTGCTGCAAGTGTAATGAATAATGAAGAAGAGGAACGAAGACggaatacacattttgtttcGCAGGCATATttgcgagagagagagagagaggcagtCCGTAGCGTACAGACTTGCGAGATGAGAGTGCGTACAAATTTGCGTTAAGTATAAGtctcaaagttttttttttaattcagaaCATATGACATCGGTTCACAGTAGAAgcgacgtcgtatgtcttattattttttttttttaaatcaaaattatttagaacatacttttttttaaaaacaaattattttgaatatacGATGTCGATTCTTTATttagaaccgacgtcgtatgtctttatttttttaaaaaaaattatttaaaacatacgACATCGGTTCTATGTGTAGAACCGACATCGTatgtctttaattatttttaaaaaaaattatttaaaacatacgacgtcggttctacaTAGAACCGACATTGTATgtcttaatatttaaaaaaaattatttatgacgtcggttttttccATAAACCAACgtcgtaaataatatatattatttttgctttattttattgacataTAACGTCGATTTTTAAAAAACCAACGTTGATTGAGCGACGTAGTATcctttttctgtagtagtgaatGGCATTCTTTGCTCTTGGAAATCATACCCCTCCATAATTAAAAGTTCTTGATTGAAAACCTACTAACAGGCACCATCAAAGACACCCTTGGGAAAACTTGGTTATGGGTAAGTgcaagtaaaacaaaaataataataataataaaaacttgatctcctaaagaTTTACTAACCTTAATGCTAGAAATAAAGGCAAAAACTCAATACAACCAAAtaaccaatccccggcaacgacgccaaaAAGTGATTTAGTGTGTAGGGTGATATAAAAATGGGTATTATGTTGTTCCACTGGAGATTGGCCGGGACTATGTCACGCGGTTACCTATATTCTAGGCACCAAGGTATTGGAATCtataaggatccaagcaaatcATTTTGAGTTTGAAGTGTTTAACAACTAAAGTATTTTTGGTATATTGGATATAAGGAAAAACAAGATTAAATCTAAGGGAGATAAATCAATTGGAAAATGTGGGTTAAATTAGGCATATTACTCAAttgatgctttaacacttaggTTTGAGGGAAGAACATTTCATCTAGGTTCTTGAGACAAGCACTAAgaaatccaagtttccacaaggattagaacaagggttgccccatttccatggtgtatAAACTCAAATTCTAGAAGAACAAAAGTTTTGTAAGCCCCAATCTACCCATATTTTCATAGGAGGGaaattgggtttgagattgggaagactcaagtcttccatccaattcccattgtgaTGAAAGACTTTTCCACAAACAATAATCATTGCGCATCAACTATTGTAAGATAGAAATAAAacccaactcaaactcaagaaccctaggtgggtgttcatcccctttatgcaacaATTACATATCTAGCATCAATAGAAGCAATAACCCCCTAATCTAACCCAAATAAAGGACTACTCACTCATTTGGTAGGTAAACATAGCAATATCAAACAAGGAAATcataaatatgcaa
It includes:
- the LOC116033073 gene encoding berberine bridge enzyme-like 21; translated protein: MNINKMKKTFYFSLLFFLGFQPLCGVSGTSETSDFYQKLVDCLTTNAKPPIPKDQATKIVYEPKNGNFMSILNAYVRNRRYNTTESPKPDVIVAPLEETQVPAIVTCALDAGVPIKVRSGGHDYEGLSYVAGSEYLVLDMFNLRSVEVDVGTQTAWVQTGATLGELYYRISEKSPTLGFPGGVCPTIGIGGHISGGGYGNMVRAYGLSVDHVVDARIVDVKGKVLDRKGMGEDLFWAIRGGGGASFGVILAYKIELVKVPEKVTHFAVEKTLEEHATNVMVEFQRAVETMDPNLFIRLIVQSTPPGEIQQKRNIKLTAMGLFLGDAAKLLPIMNKEMPVLGLNSSGCQEMTWIQSVLEWADYDHTTTKPEVLLGRVPDQVLFTKRKSDFVMTPIPREAIPPMWKKVIELGDIELKFNSFGGKLPEICSDEETPFPHRSGVLYLIQYAVSWKEEGSEGEMLFQQQARDMYKFMGPFVSSNPRRAYLNYRDVDLGTTEHGVHALSEGRLYGTKYFNKNYDKLARVKTTVDHRNFFRNAQSIPPLTQARPRNRKQADSS